The following are encoded together in the Lathyrus oleraceus cultivar Zhongwan6 chromosome 3, CAAS_Psat_ZW6_1.0, whole genome shotgun sequence genome:
- the LOC127129350 gene encoding protein MAIN-LIKE 2-like → MDPMIQPYVELAGFGHISKIMSWSIDNKFILALCERWRPETHTFWFPTGECTVTLEDVYMLLGLRIEGKAVNGKTNYANSICMELLNTDLLDDNARGQGILLSRLKSYYNSFYLDEHSTEDARIIKTRCYIMLLLGSFLFPEGSGSSMHIMYLPLLRHIDRIGSYSWGSACLAYLYSSLCKNSHKDTSTFSGCAVLLQAWGWSRLPSLAPVNNNPFTFPYAKKWSARGMNYSRCPRHCITQYRNLLDHLRPADFIWRPYLNMDYEHQINPEDAAVWTTCTPIIRFTTVEMHNTDRVKLQFGMVQNIPDPPASLGEWYMRKVNDQWNYNPWQTFARSECHKWKHRHNHVLTDAVMPNEVKPSRTYMAWYRSVGFQFIADDMYLYDPRQTSYTQEGSTSNPQQHS, encoded by the exons atggacccgatgattcaaccttatgttgaactcgccggttttggtcacattagcaaaattatgtcttggtctatagataacaagttcattctagccttatgcgaaagatggaggccagagacacacacattttggtttccaaccggtgagtgtaccgtgacgttagaagacgtctacatgcttttaggactacgaattgaaggcaaagctgttaatggtaagaccaactatgcaaattcaatttgcatggagcttttaaacactgatttgttagatgataatgctaggggacaaggtatactactctcacgcctaaagtcatattataatagtttttatttagatgagcattctaccgaagatgctcgaatcatcaaaactaggtgttacattatgttgttactaggatcctttttatttcccgaaggtagtggttctagcatgcatattatgtacttacctttacttagacatatagatagaataggtagttatagttggggatccgcatgtctagcctatctctatagttcgttgtgcaaaaactcccacaaagacacttctacattttctggatgtgctgttttgctacaagcatggggatggtcaagactaccgtctctagcaccggtcaataacaaccccttcacttttccatatgcaaaaaa atggtcggcacgcggtatgaattacagcagatgtccgagacactgtattactcaatatcgcaacctgttggatcaccttcgaccggcagac ttcatttggcgtccataccttaatatggattatgagcatcagatcaaccctgaagacgcagccgtatggacaacatgcacaccgataatacggttcacaacagtggagatgcacaacaccgatcgtgtgaagctgcagtttggtatggtccagaatatcccagatcccccagctagcctaggagaatggtatatgcgtaaagtgaacgaccaatggaactacaacccttggcaaaccttcgcaagatcagagtgtcacaagtggaagcaccgtcataaccatgtcttaactgacgcagtcatgccaaatgaggtaaaaccaagtcgtacttatatggcttggtatagatcagttggatttcaattcatcgccgatgatatgtacctctacgacccacgccagacaagttacacacaagaaggatcaacatctaacccccaacaacattcttAG